In the Lysinibacillus sp. PLM2 genome, one interval contains:
- the yfjO gene encoding putative RNA methyltransferase YfjO, with the protein MSDNKVLMEVGQKFPLTIKRLGINGEGVGFYKRNVVFVKGALPGEEVTVKVSKVQRNFAEANLLNVRKVSEYRQEPSCPVYAECGGCQLQHLTYGGQLKEKRDMVLQSLEKYVKPIASTLDVRPTIGMENPWHYRNKSSFQVRKDGKRVYAGLFSEGTNKLLNINDCAVQHPLTSKITVGTRKILQKLNISIYDGKSLNGLVRTIVVRTAIETGETQVCLVTTRKELPHKEELIERMLKIDPSIVSITQNINREKTSLIFGDETIILYGKETIHEKLGELAFDLSSRAFFQLNPEQTVHLYDEIKKAAMLTGKETVVDAYCGVGTIGLWLARDAKEVRGMDVVPESIVDAKKNARNHGFKHVRYYTGTAEEWLEKWRREGFVPDVITVDPPRTGLAPSFIKTVLKIKPKRFVYTSCNPSTFAKDLADLTKVYHVEYIQPVDMFPQTARVEIVAKMTLKTNKFN; encoded by the coding sequence TTGAGCGATAATAAAGTATTGATGGAAGTAGGGCAAAAATTTCCGTTAACAATAAAACGACTTGGCATTAATGGAGAAGGTGTTGGTTTTTATAAACGAAATGTTGTATTTGTGAAGGGTGCATTACCTGGTGAAGAAGTGACAGTAAAGGTATCCAAAGTGCAGCGTAATTTCGCAGAAGCTAACTTATTGAATGTTCGAAAGGTATCTGAATATCGACAAGAACCAAGCTGTCCAGTTTATGCAGAATGTGGAGGTTGTCAGCTTCAGCATTTAACTTACGGGGGACAATTGAAAGAAAAACGTGACATGGTCTTGCAATCTCTGGAAAAATATGTTAAACCGATTGCATCCACATTAGATGTAAGACCAACTATCGGAATGGAAAATCCCTGGCATTATCGTAATAAAAGTTCTTTCCAGGTGCGTAAAGACGGAAAGCGAGTTTACGCGGGGCTATTTTCAGAAGGTACAAATAAACTGTTAAATATAAATGATTGTGCAGTCCAACATCCATTAACGTCAAAGATTACCGTGGGTACACGAAAAATTCTACAAAAATTAAATATCTCTATATACGATGGTAAATCATTAAACGGACTTGTTCGTACAATTGTTGTTCGTACTGCTATTGAAACAGGTGAAACTCAAGTTTGTTTAGTAACAACAAGAAAAGAGCTTCCACATAAAGAAGAATTAATCGAACGTATGTTAAAAATAGATCCAAGTATCGTATCGATTACACAAAATATTAATCGTGAAAAAACTTCTCTTATTTTCGGAGACGAAACAATTATATTATATGGTAAAGAAACGATTCATGAGAAATTAGGTGAGTTAGCATTTGACCTTTCATCAAGAGCTTTCTTTCAATTAAATCCTGAACAAACCGTCCATTTATATGATGAAATTAAAAAGGCTGCAATGTTAACAGGAAAAGAAACCGTAGTAGATGCATATTGTGGTGTAGGTACAATTGGGTTATGGCTTGCACGTGATGCAAAGGAAGTTCGCGGAATGGATGTAGTCCCAGAAAGTATTGTCGATGCGAAGAAAAATGCGAGAAACCATGGTTTTAAACATGTTCGTTACTATACAGGTACTGCTGAAGAATGGCTTGAAAAGTGGCGACGAGAAGGATTTGTTCCTGACGTCATTACGGTAGATCCTCCGCGCACTGGACTTGCACCAAGTTTCATCAAAACTGTTCTGAAAATCAAACCTAAACGTTTTGTGTATACTTCATGTAACCCATCTACCTTTGCAAAAGACTTGGCTGATCTTACAAAGGTCTATCATGTAGAATATATCCAACCAGTTGATATGTTCCCACAAACTGCAAGGGTAGAAATCGTTGCGAAAATGACTTTAAAGACTAATAAATTTAATTAA
- a CDS encoding MFS transporter has translation MNKNRWLIALSAIAIHLSIGGAYAYSVYKNPITDEMGWSTTNVTIAFTIMMGLAGFAAALFGSLVEKMGPRKSAIVAAVLFGIGQAGAGIAIVSDSVVLYWLTYGVLSGLGMGIGYIAPVSTLVKWFPDRRGLATGMAVLGFGSGALITAPVATYLMGTVGISNTYYILGISYFVLMLLGALYIAPPAGNVSVEKYATSSGAKPIAQLSAREAVKTKHFWMLWSMHLVNVTAGIMMISVASPMAQEIVGLSVAGAATMVGLMGLFNGGGRLLWAAASDYIGRHNVFVIFFIIQLITFVTLPFTTNVIIFQLFIFLVVSCYGGGFSNLPAFASDLFGTKQLGVIHGYLLTTWSLGGIFGPIIVTSIRNATNSYVPVFYLFSFLIGISLCISLWIRYDLKKLKKQQKEDSVQVGDVSTIS, from the coding sequence ATGAATAAAAATAGATGGTTAATTGCACTTTCAGCTATTGCTATACATTTATCAATAGGTGGTGCATATGCATACAGCGTATATAAAAATCCGATAACTGACGAAATGGGTTGGAGTACCACTAACGTAACGATCGCATTTACGATTATGATGGGGCTAGCTGGATTTGCAGCAGCATTGTTTGGTAGTTTAGTAGAAAAAATGGGTCCAAGAAAATCAGCAATTGTTGCAGCTGTTCTGTTCGGAATTGGACAAGCAGGTGCAGGGATTGCAATCGTATCGGACTCTGTTGTTCTTTATTGGTTAACTTATGGCGTATTAAGTGGATTAGGTATGGGAATTGGTTATATAGCACCCGTTTCAACACTAGTAAAATGGTTCCCAGATCGACGTGGATTAGCAACTGGAATGGCGGTTCTTGGCTTCGGTTCTGGCGCTTTAATTACAGCTCCTGTTGCTACATATTTAATGGGAACTGTAGGCATTTCAAATACTTACTATATTCTCGGGATTAGTTACTTTGTATTAATGTTACTAGGTGCTCTTTACATTGCACCACCTGCTGGTAATGTTTCTGTTGAAAAATATGCAACATCCTCAGGTGCAAAACCGATTGCTCAACTATCAGCTAGAGAAGCTGTTAAGACAAAACATTTCTGGATGCTTTGGTCAATGCATTTAGTAAATGTAACAGCAGGGATCATGATGATATCAGTCGCATCTCCAATGGCTCAAGAGATTGTTGGATTATCTGTTGCTGGAGCTGCTACAATGGTTGGTTTAATGGGCTTATTTAATGGAGGAGGACGTCTATTATGGGCTGCCGCTTCTGATTATATAGGACGTCATAATGTCTTTGTTATTTTCTTTATCATTCAATTAATTACATTCGTTACATTACCATTTACGACAAACGTTATTATATTCCAATTATTCATATTCCTTGTAGTTAGCTGTTATGGCGGCGGATTTTCAAATTTACCTGCCTTTGCAAGTGACTTATTTGGAACAAAACAACTTGGCGTCATTCACGGTTACTTACTTACAACTTGGTCGTTAGGTGGAATATTTGGTCCAATTATTGTAACGTCAATTCGTAATGCAACAAATAGTTACGTTCCTGTGTTTTATTTATTCTCATTCTTAATTGGAATTTCACTATGTATTTCATTGTGGATCCGTTATGATTTAAAAAAATTGAAAAAACAACAAAAAGAAGATTCAGTTCAAGTTGGCGATGTTTCAACAATTTCATAA
- a CDS encoding membrane protein, with product MALVVFFVIILSLVIVQTLIPFLVKRTVVFGVSVPEQNIEEPKLAQFKKQYAIGTFTVSAISLVLYAAWALINDVSDEQIVIVGTSIQFAIIIFSIALYFYFHGKTKQLKQAEKWTENLKQVTVTDLTIRNQDEMLPWYAYILPMIATIGLIIYTFMNYDLLPNEIPTHWGPNGEPDAFTEKTPFSAIQSSLFLLIMQMMFTGIHIATKNSGIKLSATNAIASKRRQLGMRKYSSWLLFIVLLVITIMMSFFQLTTIHPTLFEGSLLKLIIPFGALAIILIGTIIFALKVGRLDKEDSAVIEGNITDIDDDQYWKGGLWYFNKNDPSIFVEKRFGVGWTINFANPLGYLFIILPIVIILFVTFFLN from the coding sequence ATGGCATTAGTTGTATTTTTTGTAATCATTTTATCTTTGGTCATTGTTCAGACGCTCATACCTTTCTTAGTCAAAAGAACAGTTGTGTTTGGCGTTTCGGTACCAGAGCAAAATATTGAGGAACCAAAGCTTGCACAATTTAAAAAGCAGTATGCAATTGGGACTTTCACTGTTTCTGCTATTTCATTAGTGCTCTATGCGGCTTGGGCTTTAATAAACGATGTATCAGATGAACAAATTGTAATAGTTGGAACAAGTATTCAATTTGCGATAATTATCTTTAGTATTGCATTATATTTTTATTTTCATGGTAAGACGAAGCAATTAAAGCAAGCAGAAAAATGGACAGAGAATTTAAAACAAGTAACGGTTACAGATTTAACTATTCGTAATCAAGATGAAATGCTTCCATGGTATGCTTATATACTACCTATGATTGCTACGATTGGACTCATAATTTATACATTTATGAATTATGATTTATTACCAAATGAAATCCCTACTCATTGGGGACCAAATGGTGAGCCTGATGCATTTACTGAAAAGACACCATTTTCTGCAATTCAATCATCTTTATTTTTATTAATTATGCAAATGATGTTTACTGGGATTCATATTGCAACGAAAAATTCAGGTATAAAATTAAGTGCAACAAATGCAATAGCATCTAAAAGGAGACAATTAGGTATGCGTAAATACTCTAGTTGGTTACTATTTATAGTGCTTTTAGTTATTACAATCATGATGAGTTTTTTCCAATTAACAACCATTCACCCAACCCTATTTGAAGGGTCATTATTAAAATTGATTATTCCATTTGGTGCATTAGCTATTATTTTAATAGGAACGATCATTTTCGCCTTAAAGGTTGGTCGATTAGATAAAGAAGATAGTGCAGTGATAGAAGGGAATATTACGGATATAGATGATGATCAATATTGGAAGGGTGGCTTATGGTACTTCAACAAAAACGATCCGTCTATCTTTGTTGAAAAAAGATTTGGCGTAGGGTGGACGATTAATTTTGCGAATCCTTTAGGATATCTTTTTATTATTCTACCAATCGTCATCATTTTATTTGTAACGTTCTTTCTAAACTAA
- a CDS encoding GntR family transcriptional regulator, translating into MIRIEPESEVPIYTQLTNQIIQGIVRGEIKPGDSLPSVRSFAADLGVNMHTVNKSYHELEKKGVIRIVPKSGAVIATHEKFDEAIYQRIMEDIKPQIAEALVFGIDEEKIQMMVKSIIEDFKSK; encoded by the coding sequence ATGATCCGTATAGAACCAGAATCGGAGGTTCCTATTTATACACAATTAACAAATCAAATTATTCAAGGGATCGTTAGAGGGGAAATTAAACCAGGTGATTCCCTTCCTTCTGTTAGATCCTTTGCGGCAGATTTAGGTGTTAATATGCACACAGTGAACAAGAGCTATCATGAGCTTGAGAAAAAAGGAGTAATACGAATTGTCCCTAAATCAGGGGCAGTAATAGCAACACATGAAAAATTTGATGAAGCTATTTATCAAAGAATTATGGAAGATATTAAACCACAAATCGCCGAAGCATTAGTATTTGGAATAGACGAAGAGAAAATACAAATGATGGTGAAATCTATTATTGAGGATTTTAAAAGTAAATAA
- a CDS encoding saccharopine dehydrogenase has translation MGKALIIGAGGVASVVVHKCVQNSEVFEEIMIASRTKSKCDALKEKLDGGKTIIHTAQVDADNVDELIELINGFKPDVVINVALPYQDLTIMDACLATGVHYVDTANYEPPETAKFEYKWQWAYKEKFEKAGLTALLGSGFDPGVTGVFSAYALKHYFDEIHYIDILDANAGDHGYPFATNFNPEINIREITANGRYWKEGKWVETEPLEFKEVYNFPEIGPKDMYLLYHEELESLAKNIKGIKQIRFWMTFSQKYITHLNVLENVGMTSIEPIEFEGKMIQPLQFLKAVLPDPASLGPRTKGKTNIGCIFRGVKDGEEKTYYVYNVCDHEECYREVGSQAISYTTGVPAMIGAMLVMNGTWQKPGVYNVEEFDPDPFMEALNKWGLPWQESFNPELIDLELEKEEAK, from the coding sequence TTGGGTAAAGCATTGATTATTGGAGCTGGCGGTGTAGCTAGTGTTGTGGTGCACAAATGTGTACAAAATTCAGAAGTGTTCGAGGAGATCATGATCGCTAGTCGAACGAAGTCAAAATGTGACGCTTTAAAAGAAAAATTAGACGGCGGTAAAACTATTATCCACACTGCTCAAGTGGATGCGGATAATGTGGACGAACTTATTGAATTAATCAATGGATTTAAACCAGATGTGGTAATTAACGTAGCTTTACCATATCAAGACTTAACTATTATGGATGCATGTTTAGCAACAGGTGTGCATTACGTTGATACAGCAAACTATGAGCCACCTGAAACAGCTAAATTCGAATATAAATGGCAATGGGCATATAAAGAAAAATTCGAAAAAGCAGGTCTAACTGCACTACTCGGTAGCGGATTCGACCCAGGCGTAACGGGTGTATTCAGCGCATATGCATTAAAACATTACTTCGATGAAATTCATTATATCGATATTTTAGATGCGAATGCTGGTGATCATGGATATCCTTTCGCTACAAACTTCAACCCAGAAATTAACATTCGAGAAATTACAGCAAATGGTCGTTACTGGAAAGAAGGTAAATGGGTAGAAACAGAACCATTAGAATTTAAAGAAGTTTATAACTTCCCAGAAATCGGACCTAAAGATATGTACCTTCTTTACCATGAAGAGTTAGAATCTTTAGCGAAAAACATTAAAGGGATTAAACAAATTCGTTTCTGGATGACATTCTCTCAAAAATATATTACACACTTAAATGTTCTTGAGAACGTAGGTATGACATCTATTGAACCAATTGAATTTGAAGGTAAAATGATTCAACCACTTCAATTTTTAAAAGCGGTATTACCAGACCCAGCTTCACTAGGACCACGTACTAAAGGTAAAACAAACATTGGTTGTATTTTCCGTGGAGTTAAAGATGGTGAAGAGAAAACTTATTACGTCTACAATGTATGTGATCACGAAGAATGTTACCGTGAAGTTGGATCGCAAGCAATTTCTTATACAACAGGTGTACCAGCTATGATTGGTGCAATGCTAGTAATGAACGGAACTTGGCAAAAACCTGGAGTTTACAATGTAGAAGAATTCGATCCAGATCCATTCATGGAAGCATTAAACAAATGGGGTCTTCCATGGCAGGAAAGCTTTAATCCTGAATTAATTGACCTTGAACTTGAAAAAGAAGAGGCTAAATAA
- a CDS encoding carboxynorspermidine decarboxylase, whose amino-acid sequence MKQIDWNQVPSPSYIVDERLLKRNLEILKSVQDRTGCDILLALKGFSMFSTFPMVREFLKGITSSSLFEARLGYEEFGKEVHAYAPAYAEHEIDEYLKYVDHIVFNSFDQLNKYKEKVQSLDKHVSIGLRVNPGYSEVETELYDPCALNSRLGIPFDQFRPDELDGVEGIHFHAMCEQNSDVLERIIPHFEEKYGPYLHQMKWVNFGGGHHITRPDYDVDKLVNIINYIKEKYDVHVILEPGEAIALNTGYLVTTVLDVVKNGMEIAILDSSATCHMPDVLEMPYRPQIIGASTPNDKAHTYRLGGMTCLAGDVIGDYSFDAPLKAGDKIVFTDMAHYTMVKNHMFNGVNLPSICLYNEDEGVKVIRQFGYEDYRNRLS is encoded by the coding sequence ATGAAACAAATAGATTGGAACCAAGTACCGTCTCCTAGTTATATAGTAGACGAGCGCTTGCTTAAACGTAATTTAGAGATTTTAAAATCAGTTCAGGATCGAACTGGTTGTGATATCTTACTTGCTTTAAAAGGATTTTCGATGTTTTCGACATTCCCAATGGTCCGTGAGTTTTTAAAAGGGATTACATCTAGCTCTTTATTTGAAGCTCGTCTAGGTTACGAGGAGTTCGGTAAAGAAGTACATGCCTATGCACCTGCATATGCTGAGCATGAGATTGATGAGTATTTAAAATACGTCGATCATATTGTGTTTAATTCCTTTGACCAATTAAACAAGTACAAAGAAAAAGTACAAAGCTTAGATAAGCACGTATCAATTGGATTACGTGTAAATCCTGGTTACTCAGAAGTTGAAACTGAGCTTTATGATCCATGTGCATTAAATTCTCGCCTTGGTATTCCATTTGACCAATTCCGTCCAGATGAATTAGATGGCGTTGAAGGAATCCATTTCCATGCAATGTGTGAACAAAACTCAGATGTGTTAGAACGTATCATTCCACACTTTGAGGAAAAATACGGTCCTTATTTACATCAAATGAAATGGGTAAACTTTGGTGGTGGTCACCATATTACTCGTCCTGATTATGATGTAGATAAATTAGTAAATATTATTAACTACATTAAAGAGAAATATGATGTACATGTTATTTTAGAGCCAGGAGAAGCAATTGCTTTAAACACTGGATACTTAGTAACAACTGTTCTTGATGTTGTGAAAAACGGAATGGAAATTGCCATTTTAGATTCTTCTGCAACATGCCATATGCCAGATGTATTAGAAATGCCATACCGTCCACAAATCATCGGTGCAAGTACACCAAATGACAAAGCCCATACTTATCGTTTAGGTGGGATGACTTGTTTAGCTGGAGACGTTATTGGAGATTATTCCTTTGATGCCCCTTTAAAAGCTGGGGATAAAATTGTCTTTACAGATATGGCACACTACACAATGGTTAAAAACCATATGTTCAACGGTGTAAACCTACCAAGCATCTGCCTATATAACGAAGACGAAGGCGTTAAAGTAATCCGTCAGTTTGGCTATGAAGATTATAGAAATCGACTTTCTTAA
- the yfkF gene encoding putative MFS-type transporter YfkF, translated as MTERYEKVRFWILIAIVSISGFSQGMLLPLISIIFETDGVSSTLNGLNATGLYIGTLLISPFIEQPLRKFGYKPIIVFGGALVFISLLLFPLWKHVLFWFILRLLIGIGDHCLHFSTQTWLTSSTPHGSLGKSMSIYGLSFGVGFAVGPLMVPLVNVSEAFPFIISSIFCLIAWSLIFFIRNEHPDTLQGDAREANSITRYKLSFKYAWIAFLPPLVYGVLETSINALFPVYALRMDYDVSMVSIILSAFSIGGIVTQIPLGILGDSIGRRKVLLYALFIGSISFGIGSLLEFSEVLVALIFLISGMFLGSTFSLGITYMADLTPKQLLPTGNLLCGIFFSLGSLMGPFVGGMFLQVVGNISFLLFIAVILLVVYIIVLLFGKRFNPVN; from the coding sequence ATGACAGAGAGATACGAAAAAGTGAGATTTTGGATATTGATAGCAATTGTATCAATTTCAGGTTTTTCTCAAGGAATGTTATTACCGCTTATATCGATTATATTTGAGACGGATGGAGTATCTTCGACGTTAAATGGTCTTAATGCAACAGGCTTATATATAGGAACATTATTAATATCACCTTTTATTGAACAGCCTTTAAGAAAATTTGGTTATAAACCAATCATTGTATTCGGTGGTGCGTTAGTTTTTATCTCTTTATTACTGTTTCCATTATGGAAGCATGTGTTGTTTTGGTTTATTTTAAGATTGTTAATTGGTATTGGTGACCATTGTCTTCATTTTTCTACACAAACATGGTTAACTAGTTCTACACCTCATGGAAGCTTAGGAAAGAGCATGTCCATATATGGATTATCCTTTGGTGTTGGTTTTGCTGTTGGTCCATTAATGGTCCCTTTGGTGAATGTATCCGAAGCATTTCCATTTATAATTTCTTCTATTTTTTGTTTAATTGCTTGGTCATTAATATTTTTCATACGTAATGAACATCCAGACACCCTTCAGGGAGATGCAAGAGAGGCAAATAGTATTACTAGATATAAATTATCATTTAAATATGCTTGGATTGCCTTTTTGCCACCTCTCGTATACGGGGTGTTAGAAACATCCATTAATGCATTATTCCCTGTATATGCTTTGCGAATGGATTACGATGTATCGATGGTGTCTATTATTTTATCTGCCTTTTCAATAGGTGGGATTGTGACACAGATCCCTTTAGGAATATTGGGAGATTCGATTGGTAGAAGAAAAGTGCTATTATATGCTCTATTTATCGGATCCATTAGTTTCGGTATTGGGAGCTTATTAGAGTTTTCAGAAGTACTAGTTGCGTTAATTTTCTTAATTAGTGGCATGTTCTTAGGCTCTACTTTTTCGTTAGGAATTACATATATGGCGGATTTAACGCCAAAGCAATTATTACCAACCGGAAATTTACTTTGTGGAATTTTCTTTAGTCTTGGGAGCTTAATGGGGCCTTTTGTCGGAGGTATGTTCTTACAAGTCGTTGGAAATATTAGCTTCTTGCTATTTATTGCAGTAATACTGTTAGTTGTTTATATAATTGTATTATTATTTGGAAAAAGATTTAATCCTGTAAATTAG
- the yfjT gene encoding hypothetical protein produces the protein MSNPITDKDQQLNYLKERLQIFMEVLDGIDPETTSVEDIDRLIQIIDDVEEKMDQFNHRDKLVD, from the coding sequence ATGTCAAACCCCATTACAGATAAAGACCAACAGTTAAATTATTTAAAAGAAAGACTTCAAATTTTTATGGAAGTTTTAGATGGAATCGATCCTGAAACTACAAGTGTTGAAGACATTGACCGACTTATTCAAATCATCGATGACGTGGAAGAGAAGATGGACCAATTCAATCATCGTGATAAATTAGTTGATTAA
- a CDS encoding fumarate hydratase class I has protein sequence MSQVATSYLQALEKSIYELVSETSTNLPTDVRRAIKKAKEAENAGTRAAMSLDTITNNIVMAEDNVSPICQDTGLPTFKVKTPVGVNQLEIKTAIKNAIVQATKDAKLRPNSVDSLTGKNSGDNLGEGVPVVKFEQWEKDYIEMKLILKGGGCENKNIQYSLPCELEGLGRAGRDLDGIRKCILHSVWQSQGQGCSAGFIGVGIGGDRSSGYDLAKEQLFRHLDDVNPNPDLAKLEEYIVEKANTFGIGTMGFGGEATLLGCKIGVMHRIPASFYVSVAYNCWAYRRMAVNIDPATGEITKWHYQDGERITFKDEPKTEVKSDNKVVELRAPITEEQIRELKVGDVVKISGRMYTGRDAIHHHLMSHDAPVDLNGHIIYHCGPVMAKDENDNWTVKAAGPTTSIREEPYQGDIMKKFGIRAVVGKGGMGPKTLAALKEHGGVYLNAIGGAAQYYADCIKSVDGVDLQEFGIPEAMWHLTVEDFTAVVTMDSHGNSLHADVEKSSLEKLAQYAERVF, from the coding sequence ATGTCACAAGTGGCAACATCTTATTTACAAGCTCTTGAGAAGAGTATTTACGAATTAGTAAGTGAAACATCTACAAACTTACCTACTGATGTACGTCGTGCTATTAAAAAGGCTAAAGAAGCTGAAAATGCTGGCACTCGTGCTGCAATGAGTTTAGACACGATTACAAATAATATTGTAATGGCTGAAGACAACGTATCTCCAATTTGCCAAGATACAGGCCTTCCTACATTTAAAGTAAAAACTCCTGTTGGCGTTAATCAATTAGAAATTAAAACTGCAATTAAAAATGCAATTGTACAAGCTACTAAAGACGCTAAATTACGTCCTAACTCAGTTGACTCATTAACTGGTAAAAACAGCGGGGATAACCTTGGTGAAGGTGTGCCTGTTGTTAAATTTGAGCAATGGGAAAAAGACTATATTGAAATGAAACTAATCCTTAAAGGTGGCGGTTGTGAAAACAAAAACATTCAGTACAGCTTACCTTGTGAATTAGAAGGTCTTGGTCGTGCTGGCCGTGATCTTGATGGAATTCGAAAATGTATTCTACACTCAGTATGGCAATCACAAGGACAAGGATGTTCTGCAGGCTTCATCGGAGTTGGTATCGGTGGAGACCGTTCTTCAGGTTACGACCTTGCGAAGGAACAATTATTCCGTCATCTAGATGATGTAAATCCAAATCCTGACTTAGCAAAATTAGAAGAATATATTGTAGAAAAAGCAAATACTTTCGGAATAGGTACAATGGGCTTCGGTGGAGAAGCAACTTTACTTGGATGTAAAATTGGTGTTATGCACCGTATCCCAGCCTCATTCTATGTATCTGTAGCGTACAACTGCTGGGCATACCGTCGTATGGCAGTAAATATCGACCCTGCGACTGGTGAAATTACGAAATGGCATTATCAAGATGGGGAAAGAATCACTTTTAAAGATGAGCCAAAAACTGAAGTAAAATCAGATAATAAAGTAGTAGAGTTACGTGCACCGATCACTGAAGAGCAAATCCGTGAACTTAAAGTTGGTGACGTAGTTAAAATTAGTGGTCGTATGTACACAGGTCGTGACGCAATCCACCACCATTTAATGAGTCACGATGCTCCAGTTGATTTAAATGGACATATTATTTACCACTGTGGTCCTGTTATGGCAAAAGACGAAAATGATAACTGGACGGTAAAAGCAGCTGGACCAACAACGTCTATCCGTGAGGAGCCATATCAAGGGGATATTATGAAAAAATTCGGTATCCGTGCTGTAGTCGGAAAAGGCGGCATGGGACCTAAAACTCTCGCTGCTCTAAAAGAGCATGGTGGAGTTTACTTAAATGCAATCGGTGGAGCTGCACAATACTATGCTGATTGTATTAAATCAGTTGATGGTGTTGATTTACAGGAATTCGGAATTCCCGAAGCTATGTGGCATTTAACAGTTGAAGACTTTACAGCAGTAGTTACAATGGATTCTCATGGTAACTCTTTACATGCTGATGTTGAAAAATCCTCTTTAGAAAAATTAGCACAATACGCTGAACGAGTATTTTAA